Genomic DNA from Longimicrobium sp.:
GGCCGTGGCACTGGGAAGATCCGTTCGGGCAGGAGGCGCCGGCCGCGCGCGGGTTGAACCTGGATGCCTGGTTCTCGGGCCGCGACGCCGTGGAGGTCGCGGCGGGCTTCTTTTCCGGGATCGGGCTGCCGGTGGACGGGGTTCTCGCGCGCAGCGACCTGTACGAGCGCGAGGGCAAGGACCAGCACGCCTTCTGCCAGGACATCGACCGGCAGGGCGACGTGCGCATCCTGTGCAACCTGCGCGCGAACGAAAAGTGGATGGGCACGCTGCTGCACGAGCTGGGGCACGCCGTCTACGATTGCGGCGTCCCCCGCTCACTGCCGTACGTGCTGCGCCAGCCCGCGCACATCCTGTCTACCGAGAGCGTGGCGATGTACTTCGGCCGGCTGACGCGCGAGCCTGCGTGGCTGCACGAGGTGATGGGCGCCAACGTGTCCGCCGCCGAGGCCGCGGAAATCCGCCGCCAGCTGCGCGCGGGAATGCTGGTGGCGGCGCGATGGATGCTGGTGATGGTGTACTTCGAGCGCGAGCTGTACCGCGATCCCGACCGGCCGGACCTGAACGCGGTCTGGTGGGATCTGGTAGAACGCATCCAGGGCGTCAGACACCCCGAGGCGCGGCCGGACGGAACGGAGTGGGCAAGCAAGATCCACCTGTCGCTTTCGCCCGTGTACTATCACAACTACCTGCTGGGCGAGATGATGGCCTCGCAGGTGTCCGCCGCCATCCGGCGCGAGACGGGCCTTCCGCCGAACCGCAGCATCGCGGGCGAGCTGCGCGTGGGAGCCTTCTTCCGCGACCGCATCTTTGCCCCCGGAGCCACGGTGGATTGGAACGGGTTGCTCCTCCACGCCACGGGGGAGGAGCTTTCTCCGCGGCACTTCGTACAGCAGTTCGTCTGAATTCAGTGGGCGTGCCGCATGAGCATCGACGCGTTGCGCACCTTCCTCGCTTGGGCTTCGGTGTATGCGGCGTTCGCCGTCTTCTTCGGCTATTCCGGGTACGGCCTGTACCTGAATTTGAAGGTCGGAGAGTACGTGCGGGGTTGGGTGCCGCCGAAGTCGGAGCGGTGGAACCCGGAGCACTACGCGCCAGGCGTCGAACCGTGGCTCGCCCGCTTGCGACGGTGGGAACGGTGGAGAATCGCGGTCTGGCTGGGATGCCCCATCGGTGGCAATCTGCTGTACTGGCTGCTGACCTCATAAAGACAGTCGGGCGCATCCAAGCGGATGCGCCCGATCGTGCTTCAGGAAAATTCTTCGGGACTCTCGGCCAGAATCATCCCGATCTGCCGTCTCAGGTCGGGGACAGCACTCGTTACGAGATCCCACACCACGTCGTAGTCCACAGCAAAGTAGTGCACGATCAGGCGGTCCGCCGTCTCTGCCCATCGCTGCCATCGAACTTCGGGATGAGACATCCGGAAAGGCTCGGGTACTTCCTTGCACATGGCGCCGATGACCTCCAGGCTCCATGCGAAGGCGCGCGTCCGGGTGGCGTCACCGACGAATTGCTCGCGCGGCAAGCCGCGGCCCTGATGCACGAGGAAATCGGCCTCATCCAGAATGTGCCGCAGGTACACGTGCGGGGAGAATCCCATCTGCTTCCGAGTCGTCGCAGGTTTACCATCAACCGTGCCAATGTAATTGGACGCGCGTTACACCGCAAAGGGTTTTGAGGCCGCCGGAGCGGGAGCTCTCGTGCAGAGGTAGATGTCGTCCGCAGCGGGCGCCAGGCCCATGGGGACTGCGTCCTCCGGTGAGACCAGGTCCCGCGACAGGAGGCGCGTCATCGCGCGGTGCCGATCGACATCCCCAGGCGCACGGGCTGGTCCACCACCAGCGAGGGGAGCAGTTCCACGCGGCCGGGCTCGAAGACCAGGACCACGGTGGAGCCCAGGTGAAAGGTCATCACCTCGTCGCCGCGGTTCACGCGGACGGGCGGGTCGTAGGTTCGCGCGGCGGATCGGAGGCCCCGGCGGTTGGTCACCCAGGCGTTCTCGCCCGGTGGCGCGTTCCAGGCGCGGTCGAACGCCGCGCTGATGCGGCCCACGTTGTAGGCGCCCACCGCCACGACGGCAACGCGCCCCATCGGCCCGTCCACGTGGCACATCAGCCGCTCGTTGCGCGCGAACAGGTCCTGCGTGTGCGCCACCGACGGCGCGTTCACCGGCAGCAGCCACCCGGGAACGTGCCGCGCCTCGCGGATCTCCCCGCCGACCGGCGCGTGGATGCGGTGGTAGTCCTTGGGGGAGAGATAGAGAGTAATGAACGAACCGCCCTCGTACCGCGCCGCGGCGGCCTCATCCTCCAGCAGCTGCGCCACCTCATACAGCCGCCCCTTGGCCTGGATCAGCCGCCCCTCGCGCACGGTGCCCAGCTGCCCCACGGCTCCGTCGACCGGGCTGGCGACCACGGACGGGTCCGACGGCCAGGTGCGCGCGCCCGCCGCCAGCCTGCGCGTGAAGAAGCGGTTGAGCGTGGGATACGCCTCCAGCGGCAGCTCCGCCTCGGCCACGTCGGCACCGACGGCCCGCGCGAAGGCGCCGAGGACGGCGGGACGCATGCGCGCGGGAATGGGCGCGTCCGCCAGCCGGCCGAAGCCGCGGCTGAGCGCCCCCTGCGGCAGGCGCTTCAGCAGCGACAGCGCGGCGCGCCAGCGAAGGGTGGGAAGCTCGGGCGATTCGTGGGATCGATGCATTCCGGCGGCGGTGCCGGCCTGCGCCCCGGTGACGGAGCGCATCGGCCGCTGTGGTGTTAGATTGGGCGCGTCCCGGCGCTCGGGACCACGTGGACGAAAACGCGCATCATCAAGAACGGCAACGGCTTGAGTACCCTCATCTCATCCACCATCCGAATCCCCAGCACCACCCGCGTGCTGGCGAACGGCCTGCGCGTGGTGGCGCACGAAGACCCGTCGGCGCCCATCGTTACGGTGCACCTTATGTTCCGGGCCGGCTCGCGCGACGAGCGGCCGGGGCGCACCGGGCTGGCGCACCTGCTGGAGCACCTGATGTTCGAGGGCTCGCAGCACGCGCCCAAGGGGCACTTCGACGACGCCCTGGAGCGCGTGGGCGGCAGCAACAACGGCAGCACCTGGCTGGACCGCACCAACTACTACGAGACGGTGCCCACGCACGCCGTGGAGCTGCCGCTGTGGCTGGAGCGCGACCGCATGGCGTTCTTCCTCCCCATGCTCACCGGCGAGGTGCTGGAGCTGCAGCGCGGCGTGGTGATGAACGAGCGGCGCCAGGTGATCGAGAACCGCCCGTACGGAATGGCCGACGAGCAGCTACATGAGCTGCTCTTTCCCGCGGACCACCCGTACTCGTGGCCCACCATCGGCTACATGCGCGACCTGGAGCAGATTACGCTCGAGGACGCCCGGGCATTCTACCAGACCTACTACACCCCCGGCAACGCGGTGCTCGTCTTCGCCGGCGACATCGAGGCGGGGCGCGCCTTCGAGCTCGCCGAGCGCTACTTCGGCGACCTTCCCGCCGGCCCCGCGCTCCCGCCGCCGCCCGTGCCCGTGATGCCGCCCCCGCCCAACGGGGCGCGTCGGGTGATGGAGGACGACGTCTCCTTTCCGCGCATCATGCAGGCCTTCGCCGTGCCAGCGTACGGCACGCCCGACTGGATTGCGCTCGACGTGCTGGCCTACCTGCTGGCGGATGGAGACAGCAGCCGCCTGCAGCGGGCGCTGGTGCGCGACGGGCGCCTGGCGCAGGACGTGGATTCGTACCTGTATCCCACCGCGCTCTGCGGGGTGTTCGGGTTCGTCAGCACGGCGCGGTCGGAGGTGGAACCCGAGGCGCTGGAGCACGCCATCCGCCAGGTGGTGGACGAGGTGATCGCGAACGGGGTGACGGACGAGGAATTGACCGGCGCCGTCCGCCGCGTGCGCCGCGACCAGGTGTCGGAGCTGGCGACGGTGGAGGAACGCGCCGACGCCCTGGCCTACGCCGCGACGGTGCTGGGCGACGCGGACGCTGTTCACACGGTGCTGGACGGCTATGCCGAGGTCACGACGGACGACCTGCGCCGCGTGGCCGCCGAGTACCTGGTGCCGGAACGCGGTGCGACACTGGTGGTGGTCCCCCGCCCCGGCCAGGAGGATGACGAGGAGGACGATGATGAGTGAGACGCGCACGATCGCCGTCCTTCCGCCGCCGGTCCCCGGCGCGCCACCCCGCACCCGCGCCCCGCGCCCGGAGCGCTGGACGATGGACAACGGGCTGCAGGTGATCGCCCTGCCGCGATCCACCGTGCCGCAGGTGGTGCTGCGCATGGCGTTCGCCGCCGGCTCCGCCGCCGATCCCGCCGAGTTCCCCGGCACCGCCTCGCTGACGGGCGGCCTGCTGACGGAGGGGACGGAGACGATGACGGCCGACGAGCTGAACGCGCGGCTCGACGGCCTGGGCGCGTCCGTCCACGCCAGCGTCGGCCACGACTTCGCCGAGGTGGAGGCCGTCTTCCTGTCGGAGACGCTGGCGGAAGGCATCGCGCTGATGGCCGAGGTCGCCATCCGCCCGACGTTCCCCGAGCGCGAGGTGGAGCGCATCCGCGCCGAGTCGCTCGACGCCATCCTGTCGCGCCTGGACGAGCCCGCCAACGTAGCCGAAGACCGCTCGGCCCTGGAGGTGTTCGGCCCGGCGCACCCGTACGGCCACCCGCCGTTCGGCACGGCGGAGGGCATCCGCACCGTCCCGCGCGACGCGCTGGTGGCCTTTCACGCCGCGCACTACCGCCCCCGCGGCGCGTTCCTGGTCGCCTCGGGCGACTTCGACACCGCCGAGCTGCGCGCGCTGCTCGACGAGGCGTTCGCGGGATGGACGGGCGAGCCGCCCTCGATCGGATACGGGGCGGACGCCGACGCGGCCGTAGCGGCCGGCCGTCTGGTGGTGGTGCCGTGGGAAGACGCCGCACAGTCCGAAATCCGCATCGCGGGGCTGGGGCTGGACCGCCTGTCGCCGGACTGGTTCGCGGGGTCCGTGGCCAACTACGTCCTGGGCGGGTCCACCATTACGGGCCGGCTGGGGTCCAACCTGCGCGAAGACAAGGGATGGACGTACGGCGCGCGTTCGTACTTCCTTCCCGGGCTGGCGCTGGGCGGCTGGGTGGCGGAGACGGCGGTGGACGTGGAGGTGACGGCCGCCGCGGTGCAGGAGATGTTGAGCGAGATGCGGCGGCTGGCGGACGAGCGCGTCCCCGACGACGAGCTGCGCCGGGCCAAGGACGCCATGATCCTGTCGCTTCCGCGCTACTTCGAAACGCCCAGCGGCGTGGCCGGGCGCTTCGTCACCCTGGAAGCGTACAGCCTGCCCCATGATTACTGGGACACCTACGCCGACCGCGTGGAGGCGGTGACGGCGGAAGACGTGCAGCGCGTGGCCCGCCAGGTGTTCCACCCCGACCGGGTGGTGCGCGTGGTGGTCGGGGCGATGCCCGAAGCCGGGGCTTGAACGAAAACGTGCCCGGTCCCAGGCGGGCATCGCCTGGGACCGGGCACCGTCGGTAGGGCCGCGACCGGGTTTAGAACACCGTGTCGTTCCGCTCCGGCCGCCACACCGCGTCGTCGTCGGCCTCGTCGCGGTGCTCGGCGACGGCGGTGGCCAGCACGGGAACGGGCACGTTCCGCGAGTAGCGCATCATTCCTTCCCAGCCGCACGACGTGCACCAGCGGCGGCCCATGAAGCGCCGGATGGGCGTCAACATGCGATGCCGCAGCAGGATGGTTTCGCCACTACAGCGGGGGCATTCGCGGCCGGCGGGCAGCAGGGCCACCAGGAGCGCCAGCGGCGCCAGGAGCATCACCACCCACAGCGCCGTCATGAACATCCAGAACATCGGGTCCTCCTGGTTCCTGCATCGGAGCCCTTGGGGCTGCACCGGCCGCCACCGGTACGATCGCCTTTCTGCTCAGGCAACCCGCGTGCCGCCCGGTAGCCACGTGGACATCCGTTTCACTCGGGACGTTGTGTTGCGATTCGGCACCCACTCCCGCCCCTCAGGTGGGGCTGTTTTCCGACTCCACCGATGCTGCTGAGTGTCCATCCAGAGCACCCCGAACCCGCCACGCTCGCACATGCCGCACAGGTGCTGCGCAATGGCGGACTCGTGGCGTTCCCTACCGAAACCGTCTACGGGCTGGGGGCGCACGCGCTGGATCCGGATGCCGTCGCCCGCATCTTTGCCGCGAAGGGACGCCCGGGCTACAACCCGCTGATCGTCCACGTCGCCGATGCGGACGCGGCCCGCCGGCTCGCGTCGCAGTGGCCGGACGAGGCGCGGCGGCTGGCAGATGCATTCTGGCCCGGTCCCCTCACGCTCGTCCTTCCCAAGGACGGCGCGGTGCCCGATGCCGTCACCGCCGGGCTGCCCAGCGTCGCGCTCCGCGTGCCTGCGCATCCGGTAGCCCACGCGCTCCTGCGGGTCGCGGCCATCCCCGTCGCCGCGCCCAGCGCGAACCGCTCCACGCAGGTTTCGCCCACGACTGCCGCCCACGTGCTCGAGGGGCTGGGGGACCGTGTGGACGTAATCGTGGACGGCGGGCCCTGCCCCGTGGGCATCGAGTCCACCGTAATCAGCCTGGCGGGCCCTCGCCCCACGCTGCTTCGCCCGGGCACCGTCTCCATCGACGACCTGCGTGCGGTGATCGGCGACGTCGCGCTCCCCTCCGCCGATCCCCACGCCGAAGCCGCCCGCCCGTCTCCCGGGATGATGGACCGGCACTACGCCCCACGCGCCACCGTGCGCATCATCCCGCGTGAGGACCGGGACCGCGCGATCGAAGCGGCCGCGCGGGAGGTGGATGGAGGCAGGCGCATCGGCGGGCTGCTGCTCCATGACGCCGATCCGCGGATCGCGCCAGTGATCCGCATGCCCGCCGATCCCGCGGGATACGCCAGCCGCCTCTACGCCGCGCTGCACGAGCTGGACGCCGCGGGATGCGACGCCATCCTGGTCGACGCCGTTCCGGACGACCCCGCCTGGGCCGGCATCCGCGACCGCCTGCGCCGTGCGGCACACCGGTAGCCATCCGCGTTTGGGTCAACCGACCCATCCCGGAACGAAACGATGCCGCGATCTTTGTCGTAACCACTCGCGCCGCCACAAACATCGTACGCCGTGCCGTTGCGTATCACGTTTGTAGCAGTGGAGATGCGGCAAAAAAGTTCTGGCGTCGGAAAGGTGGGGCTGCTACAATTGTGTCGCGGCAAACCCACCCCTCCCCGCCGCGGCCAATCCCACCAGCAGGACTGAACGGACATGAACTCAACTCGCAGATTCGCCACAATCGCCGCGCTCGCGGTACTGATGGGAGCCACGTACGCCGAGTCGGCTTCGGCGCAGATCGGCGGGCGGCTTCGCGGCGCCGTCGGGCGCGTCACCGGCGGCAGGCTGAGCCTGGACCAGCTAGTCGGCGGCGACCATCCCATCACCACCAGCCTGGAGCACGCGCGCTGGGCGGTGGACTCGCTCGACAACTTCACTCCGCGCGAGAGCAAGCGCTCCATGCTGCAGCTTCAGCGCACGCCCAACGGCGGGTTCGTGCTGCAGCCCGGCTACTGGGAGATGCACACCCAGAGCTACTGCCTGAAGGCCGGCACGCACGGCCCCGGCGGCGGCGACGGCTACCTGTTCGCGCCCACGGCGGGCCCGGCGGAGGACGCGGTGACCACCATCCTGCGCAACTCGGTGAACCATCCCGAGATCGCCCAGAGCGACATCCAGACGCTGCTGTGGGCCATCATCGCGCGGGCGAAGTTCGAGGACCTGTCGCCGCAGCACAAGGCGACCGCCGCGCGCCTGCTGACGCCCGGCCAGCTCACGCGCCTGAACCGCAGCGCGCTGGACCTGGTTCCGGGCGACGAGATGGGTGCCCTGATGAACCGCGTTCCCGGCCCGCTGCGGCAGATCGTGGAAGCCGAGAACCAGCTTCGCCGCATGGTGACGGACCCGGGCGCCAGCTTCGCCGAAATGGAGCGCGTGGCCGTGCTCGCAGGCGCGGTGGGCATCGGCCCCGGCAGCCGTGCGGTCCCCAGCGGCCGCTGGTCGCTGCACCCGGACGGCTACTACGTGCGCTACATTCCGCAGGGCTACAGCTACACGGTTACGCAGCTCTGGGTGCCGCAGGGCAGCCCGGCGGTGGGCAAGGAGTACGATCCGGCCACGCACATCGCGGTGCCGGGAAACACCAGCCGCCAGCGCCTGGTACAGTCCGGCCGCGCGCACCAGGGCCACTGAGCCGCGGACGGTGATCGACTGGAAACGGGCCGGCGAGCAATCGCCGGCCCGCTTTGTCGTCGCGCCCAGCCATCTGTCATCCAGAGGCCCAAGCGCACCGAACCAGCCCGTACGCCGCTCCACGCGGGCCGAAGGATCTAGCCGCGGAAACGTACCAGCCCGGGCGCGGCAGCGGTCACGGAAACCCGAGACCTCGAATCCGCGGGGGCCCTCACCCGTCCGCGGCCTCGGCCCTGCTGGGGCGACTGAAGTCGCGGCAACAAGGGCCCAAAGTCCGCCTTCGCGGACTGCACGCGCAGTCGAGTGCACCAGGCCGGCCGAAGCGCAGTTCAGGTCTCCCCCTCCCCTGCGCGGCGGGGGACGGGGGCCGGGGCGGCCGGGGGGAGGGGGCTCCCGCAACATGCGACGCAGCCAGTCGAACCGCGATCGACGTTCTCCTCTCTCCCGCGCTGTTTGCGGGGGAGAGGCCGGGAGAGGGGGCGGCCGCGGCATGCGCAGGCACCGTAGCGAACCCCGATCAAAGGTCTGGTGCTGGACCGCGCGAGGGGGCCGGATCACGCGATCCAGCACCCTCGTCCGCTCCCCATACCACACACCCGGCACGCATGCTGCCCCTGCGGACGGGATCGATCACCCGTACGCCAGAGAGTGACCCATGCCGTTCCAGGTACGCAGCGCCGGATGCATGTTCAGCATCATCGCTTCCATCGTCCTCACCATCCTCCTCAACGTCGGCTTGCGCGCCTGCTCCGGCTGACTCAGTTCTGAACGTTCGGCCGGGGCCAGCGCCGTTCGGGGTTGCCCAGGGCGCGCAGGTCCTCCGAGGCGAGCGCCGCCGGAGCCGTCCGCCTGCACACCCCGGTCGAGAGCTTGCCGTCCGCGCCTGCGTGGGCGTACACGAGGTACCGAGCACCGCGGTCGAAATCCAGCCCGCAGTCCCCTCCGCCCATGCCGGTGAGCACGACCACCTTGGGAGCAGAGACGCCCTTCCAGACTCCGTCCACGCGAAAGCCGACCATCCGCGCCGGCCGCCAGCGGCCAGGTTCGGGGCTCACCGTCGTTTCCCGGATACTGACCACGGTGCCCGTGAACACGGCAGTCGCGGACTCCAGCGCGGACTGGGGCGTCGGCGGCGGTACCACGCACCTGCATGTGCTGCAGGGCCCGGCGAACGAGAGCGCCGCGGCGAAGAGGGCGGGCAGGATCATGTGCTCGAAAGGAGGTGAGTGGTGGAATGCGCCTCCGGCTGCGGGCCGGGGCTCTGGCGGTGCTTGGCCTCCATGAGCGCCCGGTCGGCCGCCAGGAGAAGGTCGTCCATACCAGCCATGGGCGGCGCGAACTCGGCCACGCCGGTGCTGATGGTGAGCGGAACGCGCGCGCCGGCCCAGCGCACGTTCGCCGCGGCGACGGTGCGCCGCAGCCGCTCGGCCGTCTCGCCGGCCCGCTCGGCACCGGTATGCGGCAGGAGCGCGATGAACTCGTCGCCCCCGAAGCGCGCGAAAACGTCGGTGTCACGCAGCGCACCCCGGCAGCACTCCACCACCGCGCGGATCACGTAGTCGCCCGCCAGGTGCCCGTGCCGGTCGTTCACCTGCTTGAAGCGGTCGACGTCCAGCATCACCACCGAAAACGGCTCGCCGTAGCGAAGCGCGCGCTGCACCTGCTGCTCCACGAGGGCCACCAGATGGCGGCGGTTGTACGCCCCGCTCAGCGGATCCACGATCGACAGCCTGCGCATCTCTTCCCGCGCCGCGCGAAGCTGCACCACCAGCCGCAGCTCCAGCGTCACGAACAGTGGCGCGCACACCGCCGGCACCAGGGCAGAAAGCGCCATCGCCGTCGCGTTCATCCCCCCGAACCACAGCACCATCATCACCGCGGTGGCCGCCACCGACGCCGCGATGGATGCAACGACGACGATGATCCCGGTCATCACGGTGCCGAAGCGGTCGAGGAGGCGCAAAAGGATCATGAAGCGCGGCCAGGGATGATGCAGGGAGCCGGTGGCGGGGTCACGCGCGCGGGCAAACGCGACCGAACCAAATGTTGCTGCTACCCGGGCGGAGAGGCAAGCAATATCTCCCGCCACGCTCCACCCCGATGCGTCGCGAAGCGCCCGGCGCTGGATGGCCACGTTCGGGTTCTTCTGCGCCTCGGCCGGAAGCGACAGCCGGCGTTCGTCGGTCAAGAGCTCCAACACCAGCGATTCGCGCCTGGAGCGCAGCAGGTCGTCAGCGGCCAGGTACCCCCCGGACCAGCCGGGTCAGGCGCGCTGCCGTTCCACCATCCGGGCGAAGGCGCCGTCGCGGGCCATCAGCTCATCGAAGGTACCCGACTCGGCCACGCGGCCCCCATCCAGGACGTAGATGCGGTCGGCGTTGACGATGGTGCTGAGCCGGTGGGCAATGACCAGCCGGGTGGCGTTCAGCTGCTCCAGGTTCCTCACCACCACCTCCTGCGTGCGGTTGTCGAGGGCGCTGGTGGCCTCGTCCAGGAGGATCACCCGCGGCCGGCTGACGATGGCCCGCGCGATGAGCATGCGCTGGCGCTGCCCGCCGGAGAAGTTGGTGCCCTTGTCGTTGATGAAGGTGTACATCCCCATGGGCAGCTCGCGGATCTCGTTTTCCAGGCACATCATCCGCGCCGCCCACCAGGCGTCTTCGAGGCCCAGGTTGCGGCTACCGATGATGTTGGCGAAGATGGTTCCCACCAGCGGCTGCCCGTCCTGGAGAACTACGCCTACCTGGCGCCGCACGGAGTGCGCGTCCACCCGCGAAAGCTCGTGCCCGTCGACGAGCACCGTTCCCGACGCCGGCTGCTCGAAGCCCAGCAGCAGGCGAAGGCAGGTGGACTTCCCCGAGCCCGAGGGCCCCACCAGGGCCACGAACTCGCCGGCACCCACGCGAATGGAGACGTCGTCCAGCACCGGCGGACCGTCGGCCGCGTACCGGAATGACACGCCGCGCAGCTCCAGCTCGCCCGCCAGCTCGCCCACCTCGGGGCGCTCGTCGCCCACCTCAGGCGCGGCTTCCAAGATGGGCTTCATGCGCTCGTACACCGGCACGGTGGCGAACACCTGCGTAGCTACCGAGAGCACGCCGAAGACAGCGGCCTGGAACTGCCCGAACGCCACGTTGAAGGCCAGGAACTCGCCCACCGTGAGGTCGCCGCCCAGGGCTCCCAGGGCGGCGAACAGCACCAGGGGGGCCAGCATGGCGTAGGTGGTGTTCACCACCGCCTGCAGGTTGGCCAGCCGCTGCGAACGCATCTCAGCCTGGCGCTGCGCGGCGTAGGCCCGCGCCCACTCGCCGCGGGCGCGGGCCTCCGCGCCCGCCACCCGCAGCTTGAGGATGCCCCCGAGCAGGTCGAAGAGAAGGCTGGAGACGCGCCCGCGCTGGTGGTGAAGCTGGCGCTGTTCGCGGATCTGCGCCCGTGCCACGGCCAGCGTCACCCCCGCCAGGGCGGCGACCAGCAGGGTCGCCACCCCGGCGAGGGACGGGCTGTAGTAGAAGAGCAGCCCGAAGCTGAAGAGGGAAAAGACAAACGAGAGGACGGCGCTGAGCACGTGCCCCGAAAGCACGCCGCGGATGGCCTCGATGCCCATGGCGCGGGCGTGCAGGTCGCCCACGCTGTAGCGGCGGAAGAACGACACAGGCAACGAGAGCAGGTGGTCCCACACCCCGCCCTGCACCGCCTGGTCGAGCTTGGCTTCCACCCGCAGCACGGCGAAGGCCCGGGCCAGGTGGAAGAGCCCGGCGGCCAGGGCGCTTCCCACCAGGGCGGCGGCCAGCGCCAGCACCTCGCCCCGGTCGCCGCGCGGCAGCGCCGACCCCACCAGCCGCGCCGTGGCCAGGGGCGCCGCCAGCCCCAGCAGCCCGGCCAGGCACCCTACCGCCGCCACCGTGCGCAGCTCGCGCCGCGACGACCGGAGGGCGGCGCGCAGCAGGTCGCCCGCGCCCAAGGGGCGCCGCGGAAGGGGCGCGTAGAACACGAAGGCGCGCGCGTCCAGCGTGGCGGCGACGGCTCCCGTAACCGGCACCCGGGTGCCGTCCGCCGGGTCCAACAGGAGGTAGCGCGCGGTCCCCGCGGGAAGCAGCGCCACAGGGTCGCCGCCCCGGAACGCCAGCAGGGGGCCATGGTCCGCGCGCCACCACGCGTCCCTCAGCGTCACGGCCCGGTGTCTCACCCGCGAGGCGCCGCAGATGCCCTCGACGGTGTAGGGGACCG
This window encodes:
- a CDS encoding pitrilysin family protein, coding for MSTLISSTIRIPSTTRVLANGLRVVAHEDPSAPIVTVHLMFRAGSRDERPGRTGLAHLLEHLMFEGSQHAPKGHFDDALERVGGSNNGSTWLDRTNYYETVPTHAVELPLWLERDRMAFFLPMLTGEVLELQRGVVMNERRQVIENRPYGMADEQLHELLFPADHPYSWPTIGYMRDLEQITLEDARAFYQTYYTPGNAVLVFAGDIEAGRAFELAERYFGDLPAGPALPPPPVPVMPPPPNGARRVMEDDVSFPRIMQAFAVPAYGTPDWIALDVLAYLLADGDSSRLQRALVRDGRLAQDVDSYLYPTALCGVFGFVSTARSEVEPEALEHAIRQVVDEVIANGVTDEELTGAVRRVRRDQVSELATVEERADALAYAATVLGDADAVHTVLDGYAEVTTDDLRRVAAEYLVPERGATLVVVPRPGQEDDEEDDDE
- the asd gene encoding archaetidylserine decarboxylase (Phosphatidylserine decarboxylase is synthesized as a single chain precursor. Generation of the pyruvoyl active site from a Ser is coupled to cleavage of a Gly-Ser bond between the larger (beta) and smaller (alpha chains). It is an integral membrane protein.) — protein: MRSVTGAQAGTAAGMHRSHESPELPTLRWRAALSLLKRLPQGALSRGFGRLADAPIPARMRPAVLGAFARAVGADVAEAELPLEAYPTLNRFFTRRLAAGARTWPSDPSVVASPVDGAVGQLGTVREGRLIQAKGRLYEVAQLLEDEAAAARYEGGSFITLYLSPKDYHRIHAPVGGEIREARHVPGWLLPVNAPSVAHTQDLFARNERLMCHVDGPMGRVAVVAVGAYNVGRISAAFDRAWNAPPGENAWVTNRRGLRSAARTYDPPVRVNRGDEVMTFHLGSTVVLVFEPGRVELLPSLVVDQPVRLGMSIGTAR
- a CDS encoding L-threonylcarbamoyladenylate synthase — protein: MLLSVHPEHPEPATLAHAAQVLRNGGLVAFPTETVYGLGAHALDPDAVARIFAAKGRPGYNPLIVHVADADAARRLASQWPDEARRLADAFWPGPLTLVLPKDGAVPDAVTAGLPSVALRVPAHPVAHALLRVAAIPVAAPSANRSTQVSPTTAAHVLEGLGDRVDVIVDGGPCPVGIESTVISLAGPRPTLLRPGTVSIDDLRAVIGDVALPSADPHAEAARPSPGMMDRHYAPRATVRIIPREDRDRAIEAAAREVDGGRRIGGLLLHDADPRIAPVIRMPADPAGYASRLYAALHELDAAGCDAILVDAVPDDPAWAGIRDRLRRAAHR
- a CDS encoding pitrilysin family protein, with amino-acid sequence MMSETRTIAVLPPPVPGAPPRTRAPRPERWTMDNGLQVIALPRSTVPQVVLRMAFAAGSAADPAEFPGTASLTGGLLTEGTETMTADELNARLDGLGASVHASVGHDFAEVEAVFLSETLAEGIALMAEVAIRPTFPEREVERIRAESLDAILSRLDEPANVAEDRSALEVFGPAHPYGHPPFGTAEGIRTVPRDALVAFHAAHYRPRGAFLVASGDFDTAELRALLDEAFAGWTGEPPSIGYGADADAAVAAGRLVVVPWEDAAQSEIRIAGLGLDRLSPDWFAGSVANYVLGGSTITGRLGSNLREDKGWTYGARSYFLPGLALGGWVAETAVDVEVTAAAVQEMLSEMRRLADERVPDDELRRAKDAMILSLPRYFETPSGVAGRFVTLEAYSLPHDYWDTYADRVEAVTAEDVQRVARQVFHPDRVVRVVVGAMPEAGA
- a CDS encoding M2 family metallopeptidase, with the protein product MNAAGEAEARAFVDDLQARAAPLQTEANLAWWEAATGGGDAALERSARARSEYRALFSDPAGAARVRAWLASGEVREPLLRRQLQLLDYEFTPNQLPRDTIDDLVARTAELERTFYGFRAEIGGERVTNNHIVDILEKENDSAVRRQAWSASKQVGARVADPLRELVRRRNAAARSLGLADAYVMDLQVQEISETRLFALMDEFRALTDEPFRALRAEQDREMAARFGVEVDELRPWHWEDPFGQEAPAARGLNLDAWFSGRDAVEVAAGFFSGIGLPVDGVLARSDLYEREGKDQHAFCQDIDRQGDVRILCNLRANEKWMGTLLHELGHAVYDCGVPRSLPYVLRQPAHILSTESVAMYFGRLTREPAWLHEVMGANVSAAEAAEIRRQLRAGMLVAARWMLVMVYFERELYRDPDRPDLNAVWWDLVERIQGVRHPEARPDGTEWASKIHLSLSPVYYHNYLLGEMMASQVSAAIRRETGLPPNRSIAGELRVGAFFRDRIFAPGATVDWNGLLLHATGEELSPRHFVQQFV
- a CDS encoding GGDEF domain-containing protein — encoded protein: MTDERRLSLPAEAQKNPNVAIQRRALRDASGWSVAGDIACLSARVAATFGSVAFARARDPATGSLHHPWPRFMILLRLLDRFGTVMTGIIVVVASIAASVAATAVMMVLWFGGMNATAMALSALVPAVCAPLFVTLELRLVVQLRAAREEMRRLSIVDPLSGAYNRRHLVALVEQQVQRALRYGEPFSVVMLDVDRFKQVNDRHGHLAGDYVIRAVVECCRGALRDTDVFARFGGDEFIALLPHTGAERAGETAERLRRTVAAANVRWAGARVPLTISTGVAEFAPPMAGMDDLLLAADRALMEAKHRQSPGPQPEAHSTTHLLSST
- a CDS encoding DUF86 domain-containing protein — encoded protein: MGFSPHVYLRHILDEADFLVHQGRGLPREQFVGDATRTRAFAWSLEVIGAMCKEVPEPFRMSHPEVRWQRWAETADRLIVHYFAVDYDVVWDLVTSAVPDLRRQIGMILAESPEEFS